A window of Bacteroidota bacterium contains these coding sequences:
- a CDS encoding T9SS type A sorting domain-containing protein, with protein sequence MKKNILILTLTFLCCVSFCSAQLSFQKKYSGSNESRALSVVQTKDNGFVFCGLISGAGTANNGIYLVSTDSLGDTLWTKIIGSGVYNFGNCLQQTKDGGFIIFGFMDPGAVLIKTDSLGVINWARSYTIPNKLLQGMSVRQTLDSGYIMVGTSYPHPSLNQDAFLIRINSVGDTLWSKTIGSPLSESGAAVIQTHDSGFAVLVDVFGGNSFLMKFGLQGNLIFSKPYHAAHSLDLLELPDSSLMIAGKITYFSGFDGLLFKTKPNGDTIWAKIYYGSGEDDFTNIHQTNDGGFILCGSRNNTNINGTGNRASLVKTNASGDTLWTRTYGKPGNSIGGFGMSVQQTMDKGYILAGYTYNDSTSNYEINLLKTDSFGIAACNQGKLATQVTQISIYSHNASLALSPSGINVSNPVLTVFSGGNPQTLCSTLGYSDLASSNKNITLFPNPSVGHFNIAFPNLIENGKLTVYDLIGRSFFASNILHESQKEIHIKGISPGIYFVKVFDGEQEQIKKICIE encoded by the coding sequence TTGAAAAAAAATATTCTCATACTTACCTTAACTTTTTTATGCTGTGTATCATTTTGCTCTGCGCAGCTAAGCTTTCAGAAAAAATATAGCGGAAGCAATGAATCAAGGGCATTATCGGTTGTGCAAACGAAAGATAATGGTTTTGTTTTTTGTGGCCTCATTTCTGGTGCGGGAACAGCGAATAATGGTATTTATTTGGTAAGCACCGACAGCCTTGGAGATACACTTTGGACAAAAATAATTGGTAGTGGAGTCTATAACTTTGGAAATTGTTTACAACAAACAAAGGATGGCGGATTTATTATCTTTGGCTTTATGGATCCGGGAGCGGTTTTGATTAAAACCGATTCATTGGGCGTTATAAATTGGGCTCGCTCCTATACCATTCCCAATAAACTTTTACAAGGTATGTCAGTAAGACAAACTCTGGATAGCGGCTATATTATGGTAGGTACTTCATACCCTCATCCCAGTTTAAATCAAGATGCTTTTTTAATACGTATCAATTCAGTTGGAGATACGTTATGGTCCAAAACAATTGGTAGTCCTTTGTCTGAATCCGGAGCTGCTGTAATTCAAACACACGATAGTGGATTTGCTGTTTTAGTGGATGTTTTTGGAGGCAATAGTTTTTTAATGAAATTTGGGTTGCAAGGGAATTTAATTTTTTCTAAACCATACCATGCAGCACACAGTTTAGACTTGCTTGAATTGCCGGATAGTAGTTTAATGATTGCAGGAAAAATTACCTACTTCTCAGGCTTTGATGGCTTGCTTTTTAAAACCAAACCAAATGGAGACACCATTTGGGCAAAAATATATTATGGTTCCGGTGAAGATGATTTTACCAACATTCATCAAACAAACGATGGAGGTTTTATACTTTGTGGTTCAAGAAATAATACCAATATAAATGGCACAGGAAACCGAGCATCCCTTGTAAAGACGAACGCTAGCGGCGATACACTTTGGACAAGAACCTATGGTAAACCGGGTAATAGCATTGGAGGATTTGGAATGTCTGTTCAACAAACTATGGATAAAGGATACATTTTAGCAGGTTATACTTATAATGATTCAACTTCGAATTATGAAATCAACTTATTGAAGACAGATTCGTTCGGAATTGCTGCTTGTAATCAAGGAAAATTAGCCACTCAAGTAACACAAATTTCAATCTACTCTCATAATGCTTCATTAGCTCTAAGTCCAAGCGGTATTAATGTATCAAACCCTGTATTAACGGTTTTCTCAGGAGGCAATCCACAAACTCTTTGCAGCACTTTAGGTTATTCTGATTTAGCCTCATCAAATAAAAATATTACATTATTTCCCAATCCTTCTGTTGGACATTTTAATATTGCTTTTCCAAACCTCATCGAAAATGGGAAACTAACAGTTTATGATCTAATTGGTAGAAGTTTTTTTGCAAGCAATATACTTCATGAATCTCAAAAAGAAATTCATATCAAAGGAATTTCTCCCGGAATTTATTTTGTGAAAGTGTTTGATGGGGAGCAAGAGCAGATTAAAAAGATTTGCATAGAATAA
- a CDS encoding rhodanese-like domain-containing protein, with the protein MELNEILKAPQHTIVDVRNPEDYAKGHIPESINIPLKEIPDRLEELNAMQKPLVLCCGSGTDCRHAHVFLSQHGMKNTYVGGTFLELNALKLKPSF; encoded by the coding sequence ATGGAACTCAATGAAATTTTAAAAGCACCGCAACACACCATTGTGGATGTGCGCAATCCCGAAGACTACGCAAAAGGACATATTCCTGAATCAATCAACATCCCTTTAAAAGAAATTCCCGACCGCCTTGAGGAATTAAATGCCATGCAAAAACCATTGGTGCTCTGCTGCGGTTCAGGTACTGATTGTAGACATGCGCATGTTTTCCTCTCTCAACACGGCATGAAGAATACTTATGTAGGTGGAACATTTTTAGAATTAAATGCATTGAAACTTAAACCTTCTTTCTAG
- a CDS encoding PQQ-dependent sugar dehydrogenase: MKYHYRLFALFTLLNFMATAQNYMLQPAFPSLSYTFLYPIELKSVPDSSSRMFVVEKHGKIFSIDPAGTPITAKLFLNLSSIVSQSGSSGETGLLGLAFHPDYATNGYFYVNYTNSLSGSLKSYISRFQVSTNNPDSALFSSKLEILNLSQPYGNHNGGCLNFGLDGYLYCAFGDGGSGGDPLGYGQNKTVLLGKILRINVDSAAAPLNYSIPLDNPFYGNLSGYRQEIFTYGMRNTWRFSLDSVSGKMWAGDVGQNAYEEVDILESGLNYGWNVMEGMHCYSASVCDTTLKRKPVWEYPQGSSNYSVTGGYVYRGTTLPALYGKYIYGDYVSGRIWALNYDGINPTTNAVIIDRPSASAQQKTISAFGVDRQNNIYVISYDEGKVYKIAINTTDIPTVSNIQKSTVHQNLPNPFTKQTIFDFDIAQAGNVNLSVYNAYGALVKTLVNEAKAVGSYQVLMDAENMAAGIYYYCLKTNEGAVTKKMILSNQ; encoded by the coding sequence ATGAAATATCACTATCGGCTATTCGCACTTTTTACCCTGTTAAATTTTATGGCTACAGCTCAAAACTATATGCTGCAGCCTGCTTTTCCGAGTTTATCCTACACTTTTTTGTATCCAATCGAATTAAAGAGCGTTCCGGATTCCAGTAGCCGCATGTTTGTGGTGGAAAAGCATGGAAAAATTTTTTCTATTGATCCCGCCGGTACCCCAATCACAGCAAAATTGTTTTTGAATTTATCGAGTATTGTTAGTCAATCCGGTTCATCGGGCGAAACCGGTTTATTGGGTCTTGCATTTCATCCTGATTATGCAACTAATGGCTACTTTTATGTGAACTATACCAATAGTTTAAGTGGTTCACTTAAATCCTATATTTCACGCTTTCAAGTAAGTACTAACAATCCTGATTCTGCCTTGTTTAGCAGTAAGTTAGAGATACTAAATTTATCACAACCCTATGGCAATCATAATGGCGGCTGTTTAAATTTTGGCTTAGATGGTTATTTGTATTGCGCTTTTGGAGATGGTGGTTCAGGTGGTGATCCACTAGGGTATGGACAAAATAAGACTGTTTTATTGGGTAAAATTTTAAGAATTAATGTGGATTCTGCTGCTGCTCCTTTAAATTATTCCATACCATTGGACAATCCTTTTTATGGTAATTTATCCGGCTACCGCCAAGAAATATTTACTTATGGAATGCGCAACACTTGGCGCTTTAGCTTGGATTCGGTGAGTGGAAAAATGTGGGCAGGGGATGTAGGGCAAAATGCTTACGAGGAAGTGGATATTTTGGAAAGTGGATTAAATTATGGTTGGAATGTAATGGAAGGTATGCATTGCTATAGTGCAAGTGTGTGCGATACTACACTCAAACGAAAACCTGTTTGGGAGTATCCACAAGGCAGTTCAAATTACTCGGTAACAGGTGGATATGTTTATAGAGGAACAACCTTACCGGCACTTTATGGAAAGTATATTTATGGAGATTATGTTTCTGGTCGCATTTGGGCATTAAATTACGATGGTATTAACCCCACTACCAATGCTGTTATTATTGATCGGCCGTCAGCATCAGCGCAACAAAAAACCATTTCGGCATTCGGAGTTGACCGCCAAAATAATATTTATGTTATTTCGTATGATGAAGGTAAAGTATACAAAATAGCCATCAATACTACTGACATTCCCACTGTTTCAAACATTCAAAAATCAACTGTGCATCAAAATTTACCCAATCCTTTCACTAAACAAACCATTTTCGATTTTGATATCGCTCAAGCGGGAAATGTAAATTTAAGTGTTTACAACGCCTATGGAGCATTGGTTAAAACGCTGGTAAACGAAGCAAAAGCGGTAGGATCCTATCAGGTATTAATGGATGCCGAAAACATGGCCGCCGGTATTTATTATTACTGCCTCAAAACCAACGAAGGAGCAGTTACTAAAAAAATGATTTTGTCGAATCAGTAA
- the pckA gene encoding phosphoenolpyruvate carboxykinase (ATP) yields the protein MNEYGTKAKDATLASIGLKNVSAAYWNLSPAELVEETIVLGQGVLADSGALAVDTGEFTGRSPRDKFVVCDEKTENSVWWGDINIKFDADKFDRLFHRISAYLTEREVYVRDAYACADPAHRLNIRVVTEFPWSNLFANNLFLRPTKEEIMNFEPEWTIICAPDFKAVPEIDGTRQHNFAVLNFTKKMILIGGTGYTGEIKKGIFSVLNYVLPHEKNVLSMHCSANIGKDGDTAIFFGLSGTGKTTLSADPNRPLIGDDEHGWADNSVFNFEGGCYAKCVDLKKEKEPEIFNAIKFGSLLENIEFYEGTTQVDYTNISKTENTRVAYPINYIENAVSPSVGAAPKNIFFLTCDAFGVLPPISKLTASQAMFYFISGYTAKVAGTEVGITEPTLTFSACFGKAFLPLHPTKYAELLGKKLKDSKVNVWMINTGWSGGAYGVGERIKLSYTRSLITAALNGELDKAKFETLPVFNLAMPTAITGVPAEILNPRNTWKDKDAYDAKANNLAASFVKNFAQYASNASKEIMDAAPKVAENA from the coding sequence ATGAACGAATACGGAACAAAAGCAAAGGACGCAACCTTAGCTTCAATCGGATTAAAAAATGTGTCGGCAGCGTACTGGAATCTTTCCCCTGCCGAATTAGTGGAAGAAACAATAGTGTTAGGACAAGGTGTGTTGGCTGATAGCGGTGCACTTGCTGTGGATACCGGTGAATTTACCGGCCGTTCCCCTCGCGATAAATTTGTAGTGTGTGACGAAAAAACCGAAAACAGCGTTTGGTGGGGCGATATCAACATTAAATTTGATGCCGATAAATTTGACCGTTTATTTCACCGCATCAGTGCTTATTTAACCGAGCGAGAAGTGTATGTGCGTGATGCTTATGCTTGCGCAGATCCTGCTCACCGTTTAAACATTCGTGTAGTTACTGAATTTCCTTGGTCTAACTTATTTGCCAACAATTTATTTCTTCGTCCAACGAAAGAAGAAATCATGAATTTCGAACCTGAATGGACAATTATTTGTGCTCCTGATTTTAAAGCCGTTCCCGAAATTGATGGCACCCGCCAACATAATTTTGCAGTATTGAATTTTACTAAAAAGATGATTCTTATTGGTGGAACAGGATACACCGGCGAAATTAAAAAAGGTATTTTCTCCGTTTTAAATTATGTTTTGCCTCACGAAAAAAATGTGTTGAGTATGCACTGCTCAGCAAACATTGGTAAGGATGGAGATACTGCCATTTTCTTTGGCTTATCCGGCACTGGTAAAACTACCTTATCAGCCGATCCAAATCGCCCATTAATTGGGGACGATGAGCACGGTTGGGCGGATAATAGCGTGTTTAACTTCGAAGGTGGTTGCTATGCAAAATGTGTAGACTTAAAAAAGGAAAAGGAGCCCGAAATTTTTAATGCCATTAAATTTGGTTCTTTGCTTGAAAACATTGAGTTCTACGAAGGTACCACACAAGTTGATTATACCAACATTTCGAAAACTGAAAATACTCGTGTAGCTTATCCAATAAATTATATTGAGAATGCAGTTTCTCCGTCGGTTGGTGCAGCACCAAAAAATATTTTCTTCCTTACTTGCGATGCATTCGGCGTGTTGCCTCCAATTAGCAAGTTAACAGCTAGTCAAGCCATGTTCTATTTCATTAGCGGATACACGGCAAAAGTGGCTGGAACAGAGGTAGGAATTACCGAGCCAACACTTACTTTCTCCGCTTGTTTTGGAAAAGCATTCTTGCCTTTGCATCCAACCAAATACGCAGAGTTATTAGGTAAAAAATTAAAAGATTCAAAAGTAAATGTGTGGATGATCAATACCGGTTGGAGCGGTGGAGCTTATGGAGTTGGGGAGCGAATTAAACTATCATACACTCGTTCATTAATTACAGCAGCGTTAAATGGAGAATTAGACAAAGCAAAATTCGAAACCTTACCGGTATTTAATTTAGCCATGCCAACTGCCATTACAGGAGTTCCTGCAGAAATCTTAAATCCACGCAACACCTGGAAAGACAAAGATGCTTACGATGCAAAAGCGAATAATTTAGCAGCTTCCTTCGTGAAAAACTTTGCACAATACGCCAGCAATGCTAGCAAAGAAATTATGGATGCTGCACCAAAAGTGGCAGAAAACGCATAA
- a CDS encoding bifunctional UDP-3-O-[3-hydroxymyristoyl] N-acetylglucosamine deacetylase/3-hydroxyacyl-ACP dehydratase — protein MAEKKRTLKNSITISGVGLHTGAAATMTINPADENYGYKFQRIDVEGKPVIEADCDLVVDTSRGTTLGKNGVKVSTVEHILAALVGMQIDNAHIEIDGPEVPIMDGSAKPFVEAIEKAGFVEQDAIREYFVVDRTLTYEDPEKHVEMLMVPSAEYRLTVMVDYNSDVLGTQHASMYHIGEFKEEISKCRTFVFLHELEMLLKHGLAKGGDLNNAIVIVSQEVSQEKLDELARLFNKPSMKIVGKGVLNNLKLQYQNEPARHKLLDIVGDMALAGMPLKAHILSARPGHAGNVAFAKKVKELIKEEKAKKKARIMQFDLTKDALYNINDITKMLPHRYPFLMVDKIMEMDSSSIVGVKNISFNEPFFQGHFPGNPVFPGVLQLEAMAQVGGIFALSQVPDPEYYSTYFMKIDGVKFKQKVLPGDTVVFRLTLESPIRRGLVNMRGVAYVNGREVCEAVMLAQVIKDKQPKEINVAASV, from the coding sequence ATGGCAGAGAAAAAAAGAACCCTTAAAAATTCAATCACCATTTCAGGCGTAGGTCTTCATACCGGCGCCGCAGCCACTATGACCATAAATCCGGCAGACGAAAATTATGGATATAAATTTCAGCGGATTGATGTAGAGGGCAAACCGGTAATTGAAGCCGATTGTGATTTAGTAGTGGACACTTCGCGTGGAACTACCTTGGGTAAAAACGGTGTAAAAGTTAGTACCGTTGAACACATTCTAGCCGCCCTTGTGGGGATGCAAATAGATAATGCACACATCGAAATCGACGGACCGGAAGTGCCCATCATGGATGGCAGTGCCAAACCCTTTGTGGAAGCCATTGAGAAAGCAGGTTTTGTGGAACAGGATGCCATCCGCGAATATTTTGTGGTAGACCGCACGCTAACTTACGAAGATCCTGAAAAACATGTGGAAATGTTAATGGTTCCTTCGGCCGAGTATCGCCTTACGGTGATGGTAGATTATAATTCAGATGTGCTAGGAACACAGCATGCCAGCATGTACCACATTGGCGAATTCAAAGAAGAAATTAGTAAGTGCCGCACCTTTGTTTTTTTGCATGAGCTTGAAATGTTGCTCAAACATGGCTTAGCAAAAGGCGGCGATTTAAATAACGCCATCGTAATAGTATCTCAAGAAGTTTCGCAAGAAAAATTGGATGAATTGGCACGTTTATTCAATAAACCAAGCATGAAAATTGTTGGAAAGGGGGTATTGAATAATTTAAAACTACAATATCAAAATGAGCCAGCCCGTCATAAACTGTTAGATATTGTTGGGGATATGGCTTTGGCCGGAATGCCACTTAAAGCACATATTCTTTCGGCTCGTCCCGGTCACGCCGGAAATGTTGCCTTTGCTAAGAAAGTGAAGGAACTCATCAAAGAAGAGAAGGCAAAGAAGAAGGCTAGAATCATGCAGTTTGACTTGACCAAAGATGCCCTCTACAACATTAACGACATCACCAAAATGCTTCCGCATCGCTACCCATTTTTAATGGTGGATAAGATTATGGAAATGGATAGTTCCAGTATTGTGGGGGTAAAAAATATCAGTTTCAACGAACCCTTTTTTCAAGGCCACTTTCCTGGAAATCCTGTTTTTCCGGGTGTGTTGCAGCTTGAAGCGATGGCGCAAGTGGGAGGCATATTTGCGCTTTCACAAGTACCGGATCCCGAATATTACAGTACGTATTTTATGAAAATTGACGGGGTTAAATTCAAGCAAAAAGTATTGCCGGGCGATACGGTTGTGTTTAGATTAACGCTCGAAAGTCCTATCCGACGCGGTTTGGTAAATATGCGTGGGGTGGCTTATGTAAACGGAAGAGAAGTGTGTGAGGCGGTAATGTTGGCGCAAGTGATTAAAGACAAGCAACCCAAAGAAATTAATGTAGCAGCAAGCGTATGA
- a CDS encoding T9SS type A sorting domain-containing protein produces the protein MIKNCLALCFGLISYVNISFAQVTFQKIYGGPEKDFTSSVRQTPDGGYILACNTQGTTNTSPNIYLLKTDNNGIILWSKTIGGTAYESASAVESTFDKGFIIWGQKFTPVGALSGIWSLLLIKADSIGGILWTKEFNFTNGDDANSIKQTKDGGFIIAGSGNHGNIVYIFRTDSIGNTSWAKKFDGVSNERASSVQETADGGYIISGYTRSFGAGDDDFYLIKTDSTGNLLFSKTFGGAGSDISNSSLQTADGGFIVLGTTNSFASGTIDVYLVKTDSAGNLMWSKTYGGPGSDFGYRIEQTSDGGFVISGHTNSFGAGSNDALIIKTNSTGSLLWSKTYGGLQSDYGLSILQTTDKGFILGGTTESFGAAGGDDVYLIKTDSLGNSGCNFTVSAFIEGTPLTVVTIPLNTESALVAYSGTSSVPSINGGFTSTILCMTSTKEKEVTTDLFNIFPNPTSDNFTISFNKKITKGFLQIFNLLGNKVFEENIFEQSQKEIQLKSISPGIYFVKVLDGEYEYCSKLILEYGEN, from the coding sequence ATGATAAAAAATTGTTTAGCACTTTGCTTTGGATTGATATCCTATGTTAACATAAGCTTTGCTCAGGTTACGTTTCAGAAAATCTATGGTGGCCCAGAAAAGGATTTTACTTCTTCAGTCAGGCAAACACCTGATGGTGGATATATACTTGCTTGCAATACGCAGGGTACAACCAACACCAGCCCCAATATTTATCTTTTAAAGACAGATAACAATGGAATTATCCTTTGGTCGAAAACAATCGGGGGAACAGCTTATGAAAGCGCATCAGCAGTTGAGTCGACCTTTGATAAAGGCTTTATTATTTGGGGACAAAAATTCACACCTGTTGGAGCCCTTAGTGGGATTTGGTCGCTTCTATTAATAAAAGCTGATTCTATAGGGGGCATTCTTTGGACCAAAGAATTCAATTTTACTAACGGAGATGATGCAAATTCGATCAAGCAAACTAAGGATGGAGGATTCATTATTGCAGGAAGCGGAAATCACGGTAATATAGTTTATATCTTTAGGACTGATTCAATTGGAAATACATCCTGGGCAAAAAAATTTGATGGAGTGTCTAATGAAAGAGCTTCATCTGTGCAGGAAACAGCTGACGGAGGTTATATTATTTCAGGCTATACAAGGAGCTTTGGGGCAGGCGATGATGACTTCTATTTGATAAAAACAGACTCAACAGGAAATTTACTCTTCTCAAAAACATTTGGAGGAGCGGGCAGCGACATATCAAATTCGTCTTTGCAAACTGCTGATGGAGGATTCATTGTATTAGGAACGACAAATAGTTTTGCAAGTGGGACTATTGATGTGTATCTTGTAAAAACGGACTCAGCCGGAAATTTGATGTGGTCTAAAACATATGGCGGGCCAGGATCTGATTTTGGTTATAGAATCGAGCAGACCTCTGATGGAGGATTTGTTATTTCAGGACATACTAATAGCTTTGGAGCAGGCTCAAATGATGCTCTAATCATAAAAACCAATTCTACAGGAAGCTTACTCTGGTCAAAAACCTATGGCGGGTTGCAGTCTGATTATGGCCTATCTATTCTGCAGACAACTGATAAGGGTTTCATCCTGGGAGGAACCACTGAAAGTTTTGGTGCTGCTGGAGGAGATGATGTTTATTTAATAAAAACTGACTCATTAGGAAATTCCGGCTGCAACTTTACGGTCTCAGCATTTATTGAAGGAACACCCTTAACTGTAGTTACAATTCCATTAAATACTGAATCAGCACTAGTGGCGTATAGCGGGACTTCTTCTGTCCCTTCCATTAATGGTGGGTTTACTTCAACAATTCTTTGCATGACTTCCACAAAAGAGAAAGAGGTCACTACTGATCTTTTTAACATTTTCCCCAACCCCACTTCCGACAATTTCACCATTTCCTTCAACAAAAAAATAACAAAAGGATTTCTTCAAATCTTTAACCTACTAGGAAATAAGGTTTTTGAAGAAAATATTTTTGAGCAAAGTCAAAAAGAAATTCAGCTGAAAAGTATTTCTCCGGGGATCTATTTTGTGAAAGTGCTTGATGGGGAATATGAATATTGTAGTAAATTAATTTTGGAGTACGGGGAAAATTAA
- a CDS encoding carboxymuconolactone decarboxylase family protein, with product MDKQVEDFNAYRSRMNAKILDSDNLIMKRLFNLDTNTYAAGALSVKTKEMLGLVASMVLRCDDCIKYHLQKCHENGVDTTEVFEVFAIANMVGGSIVIPHTRRALEFWEALQKG from the coding sequence ATGGATAAACAAGTTGAAGATTTTAATGCGTATAGGTCGCGCATGAATGCTAAAATATTAGATTCCGACAATTTAATAATGAAGCGTTTGTTTAATTTGGATACCAATACCTATGCAGCAGGCGCCCTGTCTGTAAAAACAAAAGAAATGCTTGGTTTGGTGGCATCCATGGTTTTGCGCTGCGACGACTGTATTAAATATCACTTACAAAAATGCCATGAAAATGGTGTGGATACGACCGAAGTATTTGAAGTATTTGCCATTGCCAATATGGTTGGAGGAAGCATCGTTATTCCCCACACACGAAGGGCATTAGAGTTTTGGGAAGCTTTACAAAAAGGCTGA
- a CDS encoding T9SS type A sorting domain-containing protein, with protein sequence MKLRIAILVGCFASINISQAQKIVLLEQFTNSGCSICATHDSTTYKYVKNNPTQLIAISYHTAFPYFDSMYLENMAESNARTAFYGISFVPYSIIDGNFYRNSTPNFNSVLSSTVGSRAAINPNYNIQAVSNTYSGNLLQCKIAFQSLYASNHNDSLRAHVVVIEEEVLKNSYAALPGNNTQNVYNYVMRKMLPNAGGSHLLNRTIGGTDTLNLFWNMQHIKDKSEVRVVAFVQNVNTQEIYNALLMTPIELTSIAETDNRKYEIKLYPNPAKEMVHLSILFPIKNAHLTVINALGEVVYSKEKITENELSISTDSFKSGMYCIQLKSNEQLIQKKLLVE encoded by the coding sequence ATGAAACTACGAATTGCGATTTTAGTCGGATGCTTTGCAAGCATTAACATTAGTCAAGCACAAAAAATTGTTTTATTGGAACAGTTCACCAATTCGGGTTGCTCAATATGTGCTACGCATGATTCTACCACATATAAATATGTTAAGAATAATCCTACCCAACTGATAGCAATATCCTACCACACCGCTTTCCCTTATTTTGATTCGATGTACCTTGAAAATATGGCCGAGTCTAATGCACGAACAGCTTTTTATGGAATTTCGTTTGTGCCCTACTCCATAATTGACGGTAACTTTTATCGCAACAGCACCCCTAATTTTAATTCTGTACTAAGTAGTACTGTTGGCAGCCGAGCCGCAATAAATCCAAATTACAACATTCAAGCTGTTTCTAACACTTATTCGGGAAACTTATTGCAGTGCAAAATCGCATTTCAATCTTTGTATGCATCTAATCATAACGATTCACTTCGCGCACACGTTGTGGTAATTGAAGAAGAAGTGCTTAAAAATTCCTATGCCGCATTACCCGGCAACAACACGCAAAACGTTTACAATTATGTAATGCGGAAAATGCTTCCGAATGCAGGCGGTTCGCATTTACTAAACCGCACAATTGGTGGGACAGATACGCTTAATTTATTTTGGAACATGCAACATATTAAAGATAAAAGTGAAGTAAGAGTTGTTGCTTTTGTGCAAAATGTAAACACACAAGAAATATACAATGCTTTACTAATGACTCCTATTGAATTAACTTCTATTGCAGAAACAGATAATAGGAAGTATGAAATTAAGCTCTATCCTAATCCTGCCAAAGAAATGGTTCACTTAAGCATATTATTTCCAATTAAAAATGCCCATTTGACGGTTATAAATGCGCTTGGTGAAGTTGTATATTCAAAAGAAAAAATAACTGAAAATGAACTAAGCATCTCAACAGACTCCTTTAAAAGTGGAATGTATTGTATTCAACTAAAAAGCAATGAACAATTGATTCAAAAGAAATTACTTGTTGAATAA
- a CDS encoding DUF2027 domain-containing protein, whose amino-acid sequence MNYSIGDKVRFLNSKEKGSISKIINSTTVLVDIEGGFEIPVQVNDLVADSFPVAGAKPVVVESTVLPEKKSEGNSHNITFIPSKKDKLFICFEAMDSSNVSNSDLIVSLSNTTSFNLLFTYFIADEGEFKWQKNAEATPNSTLELFRLKRQKINECREIRFQLLLFKKDKYETQAPVQAALKVRQDKLFIEKSYENSQFVQGRAVVFELYSIAPPLTIPEEELRQYFENSKLEIKDKLKIKSIKLQESRIEESEIDLHIEELVDNFSGMSNAEIVQIQLRHFTQKLDEAIALHLKKLIVIHGIGTGRLKAEVYKALQNYPKLKYHDASYAKYGFGATEILIY is encoded by the coding sequence ATGAATTATTCCATAGGCGATAAAGTCCGTTTCCTTAATTCGAAAGAAAAAGGAAGCATTTCAAAAATTATTAATAGCACTACGGTCTTGGTGGATATTGAAGGCGGATTTGAAATTCCGGTGCAGGTAAATGATTTGGTGGCCGATTCGTTTCCGGTGGCCGGTGCTAAGCCAGTTGTGGTTGAAAGTACGGTCTTGCCAGAAAAGAAATCTGAAGGAAATTCCCACAACATCACTTTTATTCCAAGTAAAAAAGATAAGCTTTTTATTTGCTTTGAAGCAATGGATTCGAGCAATGTAAGCAATAGTGATTTGATTGTAAGTTTGTCAAACACAACTTCATTTAACCTGCTCTTTACTTATTTTATTGCCGATGAAGGTGAGTTTAAATGGCAAAAAAATGCTGAAGCCACGCCCAATTCCACGCTTGAATTATTTCGTTTAAAGCGCCAAAAAATAAATGAATGCCGTGAAATTCGTTTTCAATTGTTGCTCTTTAAAAAGGATAAATATGAAACGCAAGCTCCCGTGCAAGCCGCTTTGAAAGTAAGACAAGATAAACTCTTCATTGAAAAAAGCTATGAAAACTCACAGTTTGTGCAGGGCAGGGCAGTCGTGTTCGAACTTTATAGCATAGCGCCACCGCTCACCATTCCTGAAGAAGAGCTTCGCCAATATTTCGAAAATTCGAAACTGGAAATAAAAGATAAACTCAAAATTAAATCCATTAAACTGCAAGAAAGCCGCATCGAAGAAAGTGAGATTGATTTGCATATCGAAGAATTGGTAGATAATTTTAGTGGGATGAGCAATGCGGAAATTGTGCAAATTCAATTGCGGCATTTTACACAAAAATTAGATGAAGCCATTGCGCTTCACCTTAAGAAGCTTATCGTTATTCATGGCATTGGCACCGGTCGCCTTAAGGCAGAAGTGTATAAAGCACTCCAAAATTATCCCAAATTAAAATACCACGATGCATCTTACGCCAAGTATGGATTTGGTGCCACAGAGATTCTTATTTATTGA